A genomic window from Rhodococcus sp. KBS0724 includes:
- a CDS encoding WhiB family transcriptional regulator: MHKHLPMPNPTTEVWDWQMQGACRGHDSAVYFHPDGERGHARENRELNAKKICSACPVLQQCREHALAVHEPYGIWGGMTETERAEYVRSLRKRSNRMPAVAVAS, from the coding sequence ATGCACAAGCACCTTCCGATGCCGAATCCGACAACTGAAGTGTGGGACTGGCAGATGCAGGGAGCGTGCCGTGGGCACGACTCCGCCGTGTACTTCCATCCGGACGGCGAGCGTGGGCATGCTCGCGAAAACCGCGAACTCAACGCAAAGAAGATCTGCTCCGCCTGCCCGGTTCTTCAGCAGTGCCGCGAACACGCACTGGCTGTCCATGAGCCTTACGGCATCTGGGGTGGAATGACGGAGACCGAGCGCGCAGAATATGTTCGATCGCTGCGTAAGCGCAGCAACCGGATGCCCGCGGTCGCAGTCGCGAGCTGA
- a CDS encoding SDR family NAD(P)-dependent oxidoreductase: MPTASPRPLDGKRALVTGASKGIGAQIAHAFAQAGADVIVSGRNRSELTVLADRLRDSSGVRAEILVADLALPDAPTQVAQESLAIFGGLDVLVNNAGISYPEFVTDITEPNFDAVLNVNLRAPALLAAKIGSAMADAGGGAIVTVASAAALRALPEHYSYCIAKAGLVMATKVLALELGSRGVRANSVCPTVVLTEMGQTVWGEHDKAAPMLNRIPSGRFAMPDEVSEAVVWLASDAAAMVNGTDLPIDGGYLVS, encoded by the coding sequence ATGCCTACAGCGTCACCTCGCCCGCTCGACGGAAAACGCGCTCTTGTCACCGGAGCCTCGAAAGGCATCGGCGCGCAAATCGCACACGCCTTTGCCCAAGCCGGCGCGGACGTAATCGTCTCCGGTCGTAACCGTTCCGAACTGACAGTTCTGGCCGACCGACTCCGCGACAGTTCTGGCGTGCGCGCCGAGATTCTCGTTGCAGATCTCGCATTACCCGACGCACCGACACAGGTCGCGCAAGAATCTCTCGCGATATTCGGTGGCCTGGATGTCCTGGTCAACAACGCCGGAATCTCGTATCCCGAATTTGTCACCGACATAACCGAACCCAACTTCGACGCGGTTCTAAACGTCAACCTCCGTGCCCCGGCATTGCTCGCCGCGAAGATCGGCTCAGCCATGGCCGATGCGGGTGGCGGAGCCATCGTGACGGTTGCTTCCGCAGCAGCCTTGCGCGCGTTGCCCGAGCACTATTCGTACTGCATCGCAAAGGCCGGTTTGGTGATGGCCACCAAAGTGCTTGCCTTGGAACTGGGTAGCCGCGGCGTCCGGGCAAACTCGGTCTGCCCGACGGTTGTACTCACCGAGATGGGCCAGACGGTCTGGGGTGAGCACGACAAGGCTGCACCTATGTTGAACCGTATCCCGAGTGGGCGCTTTGCCATGCCCGACGAGGTGTCCGAGGCCGTCGTCTGGCTGGCGTCGGACGCCGCCGCCATGGTGAACGGAACCGATCTTCCTATCGACGGCGGTTACCTCGTAAGCTGA
- a CDS encoding DUF3263 domain-containing protein, producing MSRTDTQDEIVDFARKWQKFDGGPDEDIFVTFGLEPREYFRRLKNILDDGSAALDPPAVSELATVCAYRLRRGDVQTIGQ from the coding sequence ATGAGTCGCACCGACACGCAGGACGAGATTGTCGACTTCGCGCGCAAATGGCAGAAGTTCGACGGCGGACCGGACGAAGACATCTTTGTCACTTTCGGCCTGGAGCCCCGCGAGTACTTCCGGAGATTGAAGAACATCCTCGACGACGGCAGCGCCGCACTCGATCCTCCCGCGGTCAGCGAACTCGCCACCGTGTGCGCGTACCGGTTGCGTCGGGGAGATGTCCAGACGATCGGCCAGTAG
- a CDS encoding FGGY-family carbohydrate kinase, translated as MDLLVGIDMGTGSSKGVLVTPDGVVLATEQIDHQISMPRPGWAEVDAEKMWWSEVCAISKRLVAQVPTFSKVAGVCVSGVGPALVLCDSELRPVRPAILYGIDSRASAEVASLTELFSEEAILDCGGKLLSSQAVGPKIEWVRIHEPDVFAAATRWYGSNSYIAAKLTGEYIQDHHTASQCDPLYSVRDFSWKSDWLDRILGHLECPRLVWPSDVVGLVHADAAEQTGLPAGTPVVAGTVDAFSEGFSVGARHPGDLMLMYGSTMFLVQVLDKFHSNPALWTTAGVQKNTLALAAGTSTAGSLTGWLQKLTGDAPFDLLLAEAEAVPAGAEGLLILPYFAGERTPVFDPKARGVVAGLSLRHGRGHLFRAAYEGIAFGIRQILEMFGDTDEPVRRTIAVGGGVKSRVWTQAISDITGHTQLVPAQTIGASYGDALLAAIGTGLVAPDTDWTTLSHEVVPNAVNRAMYEDLYQTWLTLYPSTKEQIHALAEFG; from the coding sequence GTGGACTTGTTGGTAGGTATAGACATGGGGACGGGCAGCAGCAAAGGGGTTCTGGTGACCCCGGACGGTGTGGTCCTGGCAACCGAGCAGATCGATCACCAGATCTCGATGCCACGGCCCGGGTGGGCCGAGGTGGACGCCGAGAAGATGTGGTGGTCCGAGGTATGTGCGATCTCGAAACGTCTTGTGGCACAGGTTCCCACGTTTTCCAAGGTGGCCGGCGTATGTGTCAGTGGCGTCGGTCCGGCACTGGTGTTGTGCGACAGTGAACTTCGTCCTGTTCGTCCGGCTATCCTCTACGGAATCGACAGTCGAGCCTCGGCAGAAGTAGCCTCGCTGACCGAATTGTTCAGCGAGGAGGCAATACTCGATTGTGGTGGCAAACTCCTGTCGAGTCAGGCCGTCGGACCGAAGATCGAATGGGTGCGCATCCATGAACCGGATGTTTTTGCCGCGGCGACGCGTTGGTACGGCTCGAATTCGTACATCGCCGCAAAGCTGACCGGCGAGTACATTCAGGATCATCACACGGCCAGTCAGTGTGATCCGCTCTATTCGGTTCGAGACTTCAGCTGGAAATCCGATTGGCTCGATCGCATTCTGGGGCATCTGGAATGCCCACGTTTGGTGTGGCCGAGTGATGTTGTCGGACTTGTGCACGCTGATGCGGCCGAGCAGACCGGACTACCGGCCGGAACGCCCGTCGTCGCGGGTACCGTCGACGCCTTTTCCGAGGGGTTCAGTGTGGGTGCCCGTCATCCCGGGGATCTCATGCTCATGTACGGGTCGACGATGTTCCTGGTGCAGGTGCTCGACAAGTTTCACAGCAACCCGGCATTGTGGACAACTGCAGGCGTCCAGAAGAATACACTGGCACTTGCGGCCGGCACGTCCACTGCCGGAAGCCTGACCGGATGGCTTCAAAAGCTCACCGGTGATGCACCATTCGACCTGCTACTCGCCGAGGCTGAGGCGGTGCCGGCCGGCGCAGAAGGGTTGTTGATCCTGCCGTACTTTGCCGGCGAACGTACCCCAGTGTTCGACCCCAAGGCCAGAGGCGTGGTCGCAGGACTCTCGTTGCGCCATGGCCGGGGGCATCTGTTTCGAGCTGCCTATGAGGGCATTGCCTTCGGAATCCGTCAGATACTCGAAATGTTCGGTGACACAGATGAACCCGTCCGACGCACGATCGCTGTGGGAGGCGGGGTCAAGAGTCGGGTGTGGACACAGGCGATCAGCGACATCACCGGACACACACAGTTGGTTCCCGCTCAGACCATCGGCGCCAGCTACGGCGATGCGCTGTTGGCCGCGATCGGGACCGGACTTGTTGCGCCGGATACCGATTGGACGACTCTGTCGCACGAAGTAGTGCCGAATGCAGTCAACCGCGCGATGTACGAGGATTTGTATCAAACGTGGTTGACGCTGTATCCGTCGACGAAGGAACAAATCCACGCCCTCGCTGAATTCGGCTGA
- a CDS encoding TetR family transcriptional regulator, with the protein MPSSSDAKSAMIAVAERMFAEHGIHEVSMRDVAAAAGQRNNSAVQYHFGGRDGLVLAVFRYRMGQINIARLTYLDDIDASERTDTVRALVEAFIYPLADFLATADGSNYARFIARVSPSVDTQSLEFREVSEAINEVVSRLTRALPHLSRRVAVERIDLMSNMTVSALAVFEQRRAEGNLVVKADFDTTVDHLVDLMVAALLAPRSEHTRTRSKIAQSADARVNT; encoded by the coding sequence ATGCCCAGCTCGTCAGATGCCAAGAGTGCAATGATCGCCGTCGCGGAACGCATGTTTGCCGAACATGGCATCCACGAGGTGTCGATGCGCGATGTGGCGGCAGCGGCGGGGCAACGTAACAACTCTGCGGTCCAATACCACTTCGGGGGACGGGACGGGTTGGTGCTGGCTGTATTCCGCTACCGGATGGGCCAGATCAACATCGCCCGCCTGACGTACCTCGACGACATCGACGCAAGTGAGCGAACGGATACAGTTCGAGCCTTGGTCGAGGCCTTCATCTATCCACTCGCGGATTTCCTCGCTACCGCCGACGGCTCGAACTACGCGAGGTTCATCGCCAGGGTCTCGCCATCGGTCGACACCCAGAGTCTCGAGTTCCGCGAGGTCAGTGAAGCAATCAACGAAGTGGTCTCGCGGTTGACGCGAGCACTGCCGCATCTGTCTCGCCGTGTTGCGGTCGAGCGGATCGACCTGATGTCCAACATGACTGTCTCCGCGCTTGCTGTTTTCGAGCAGCGGCGTGCGGAGGGAAATCTTGTGGTGAAGGCAGATTTCGACACCACTGTCGACCACCTTGTCGACCTGATGGTGGCGGCATTGCTGGCTCCGCGCAGTGAGCACACACGCACCCGAAGCAAGATCGCGCAGTCGGCTGACGCGCGAGTCAATACGTAA
- a CDS encoding CPBP family intramembrane glutamic endopeptidase has protein sequence MNTHKHVGQPRISGRQLSYVAFAVVVIVYLALIQFGGRLIAGWGNEDDTLTTRGVVFTMLIPLGIALIFTYGVIAALGWWRPVIKDDRPVNRWVWVVPVVLLVAILLGINYSALAEKGWLFVIVLLIATQFVGWGEEGMFRGIGVTMLRNHGLREGQVALWSSLIFGAVHLSNVFGSGASAIPQAIIVSLAGYFFYLTRRVSGNNAVNSVLHGLFDFALLSGTAILLDQQSYVGVFAPILAYPIIAIVLIVKRHKIEPPQPVDNHAVTSTSASPARRT, from the coding sequence GTGAACACACACAAGCATGTGGGCCAGCCACGCATCTCCGGGCGTCAGCTCTCTTACGTGGCTTTCGCTGTTGTCGTCATCGTGTATCTGGCATTAATTCAGTTCGGTGGACGCCTCATCGCGGGCTGGGGAAACGAGGACGACACCCTGACCACTCGCGGGGTTGTCTTCACGATGCTGATCCCGTTGGGGATCGCTCTGATCTTTACGTACGGCGTTATCGCAGCCCTCGGCTGGTGGCGTCCGGTGATCAAGGATGATCGGCCGGTGAATCGCTGGGTGTGGGTCGTTCCTGTCGTTCTTCTCGTCGCGATCCTGTTAGGCATCAACTACAGCGCACTCGCGGAGAAGGGCTGGCTGTTCGTCATCGTCCTCCTGATCGCCACGCAGTTCGTCGGCTGGGGCGAAGAGGGAATGTTCCGCGGCATCGGAGTGACCATGCTGCGCAACCACGGTCTCCGAGAAGGCCAGGTAGCCCTCTGGTCCAGTCTCATCTTCGGCGCCGTCCACCTTTCCAACGTCTTCGGAAGCGGCGCTTCCGCTATCCCGCAAGCAATCATCGTCAGCCTCGCCGGGTACTTCTTCTACCTCACGCGCCGGGTCTCCGGAAACAACGCAGTCAACTCCGTACTCCACGGACTCTTCGACTTCGCCCTACTCAGCGGCACCGCCATCCTGCTGGACCAACAGTCGTATGTCGGTGTATTCGCACCAATCCTGGCGTACCCGATCATCGCCATCGTGCTCATCGTCAAGCGGCACAAAATCGAACCTCCGCAACCCGTCGACAATCACGCTGTCACCTCGACGTCCGCTTCGCCGGCACGGCGGACTTGA
- a CDS encoding formylglycine-generating enzyme family protein produces the protein MTPSAAVSAPPKNMSLIPGGTFWMGSEDFYPEERPVHQVSVDSFWMDTTAVTVAEFRRFVKATGHVTTAETAPDPADYPDADPTLLVPGSLVFHSPPGPVSLDDYTQWWTFTPGADWRHPEGPGSNVGGREKHPVTHVSYFDAQAYAHWVGKELPTEAEWEYAARGGLDRKAYVWGDEDSPGGKPGGNVWQGQFPWENLLEDGYERTAPVGKFRANGYGLLDMAGNVWEWTADHYTSDHAHSTKNTAPATSCCIPRNPRAELATETVAGETYPLRVIKGGSHLCAPNYCLRYRPAARQSESEESSTCHVGFRCVVRIPQE, from the coding sequence ATGACGCCCTCAGCCGCCGTGAGCGCTCCCCCGAAAAACATGTCTTTGATTCCCGGGGGAACCTTCTGGATGGGGTCCGAAGACTTCTACCCGGAAGAACGCCCGGTTCACCAAGTGAGCGTCGACAGTTTCTGGATGGATACGACGGCCGTCACCGTGGCCGAGTTCCGTCGGTTCGTCAAAGCTACGGGTCACGTCACGACGGCCGAGACCGCGCCCGATCCTGCCGATTACCCCGATGCCGACCCCACACTGCTGGTGCCCGGTTCTTTGGTCTTCCACTCACCGCCCGGACCGGTCTCCCTGGACGACTACACCCAGTGGTGGACGTTCACACCTGGCGCGGACTGGCGGCACCCGGAGGGCCCGGGCAGCAATGTCGGTGGACGCGAAAAACATCCCGTCACGCACGTCTCGTACTTCGACGCGCAGGCATACGCCCACTGGGTCGGCAAGGAACTCCCCACCGAAGCAGAGTGGGAGTACGCAGCGCGCGGTGGCCTCGATCGCAAGGCCTATGTGTGGGGCGACGAGGACTCCCCCGGCGGAAAGCCCGGTGGCAACGTGTGGCAAGGCCAGTTCCCGTGGGAGAACCTGCTCGAAGACGGCTACGAACGCACCGCTCCCGTTGGCAAATTCCGCGCCAACGGCTACGGCCTCCTCGACATGGCCGGCAACGTCTGGGAATGGACAGCGGATCACTACACGTCGGACCATGCCCACAGCACCAAGAACACTGCGCCGGCAACCTCGTGCTGCATCCCCCGCAACCCGCGCGCCGAGCTTGCCACGGAAACAGTTGCGGGAGAGACCTATCCGCTACGAGTCATCAAGGGTGGGTCGCATCTGTGTGCACCTAACTACTGCCTACGATACCGACCGGCCGCGCGGCAGAGCGAATCCGAAGAGTCCTCGACCTGCCACGTCGGCTTCCGGTGCGTCGTGCGAATTCCGCAGGAGTAG
- a CDS encoding TauD/TfdA family dioxygenase, whose product MAALTSSRTVQIGNHTIEFGPRGMRRNPEGVESRPYERFTLTPVTPFIGAEISNIDLRDPSAEQIDDVRRALLEWKVVFFRDQNISSLNHRDFASNWGELEVHPLLPQGEVPAVVRFERGEDSPGTENIWHVDVTWTKTPPLGSVLRAIDVPPAGGDTLWADMGNAFDCLSDEVKDLIDGREAVHDFVPSFGRSMSPEKLEKMKEQYPPVLHPMVRKHPETGRKTLFVNSLFTTHIPDMDPQEGKDLLNLLFAQVKVPDFQCRFKWAANSIAFWDNRATQHYAASDYFPHRRVMERVAILGDAPF is encoded by the coding sequence ATGGCTGCACTCACGTCGTCTCGTACAGTTCAAATCGGCAATCACACAATCGAATTCGGTCCTCGCGGGATGCGCCGCAATCCAGAAGGCGTCGAGTCGAGGCCGTACGAGCGTTTCACTCTCACACCGGTCACCCCCTTCATCGGGGCTGAGATCAGCAATATCGACCTGCGTGATCCGTCGGCCGAGCAGATCGACGACGTTCGTCGCGCATTGCTGGAATGGAAGGTCGTGTTCTTCCGCGACCAGAACATCTCGAGCCTCAATCACCGTGACTTTGCGAGCAATTGGGGCGAACTCGAAGTTCACCCGTTGCTCCCGCAGGGTGAGGTCCCGGCCGTGGTGCGGTTCGAGCGCGGCGAGGACAGCCCTGGCACCGAGAACATCTGGCACGTCGACGTCACGTGGACCAAGACGCCGCCGCTAGGTTCTGTCCTGCGTGCCATCGATGTTCCGCCGGCCGGTGGCGACACCCTGTGGGCAGACATGGGCAACGCATTCGATTGCCTTTCCGACGAGGTCAAGGACCTGATCGACGGACGCGAGGCCGTCCACGACTTCGTTCCGTCCTTCGGCCGCAGTATGTCGCCCGAAAAGCTCGAGAAGATGAAGGAGCAGTACCCGCCGGTGCTACATCCGATGGTCCGCAAGCATCCGGAGACGGGCCGCAAAACACTGTTTGTGAACAGCCTCTTCACCACTCACATCCCGGACATGGATCCGCAGGAAGGCAAGGACCTGCTCAACCTGTTGTTCGCGCAGGTCAAGGTTCCGGATTTCCAGTGCCGATTCAAGTGGGCAGCCAATTCCATTGCGTTCTGGGACAATCGGGCGACGCAGCACTACGCGGCCAGTGACTACTTCCCGCATCGACGGGTCATGGAACGCGTCGCGATTCTCGGCGACGCACCCTTCTGA
- a CDS encoding ROK family protein, which translates to MTRPPITPATAGEVFSLIRAGSATTRSEIGKLTGLSRTAVSARVGALQSIGLIADDDEGPSTGGRPPATLTFNKSAGLVLVVAIGRSRAQLAVTDLSGTILTAEDIDKSVGVGPDELMPEIADHLTSLLARIGRPPTEVIGVGLSIPGTVDIAAGASLDSPMMSGWDGVALAPYLASVTDAPLFADNDANVMALAELSERRESAPNLLMIKASTGLGAGIVLGGVLQRGSLGAAGEIGHTKTAAAKDVQCRCGDVGCVETVASGWALVHALEAQGRDVGHVRDVVRLALDGDGEARRLIRTSGRLIGDVISGAVNLLNPEVLVIGGDMAEADELFLAGLRESVYGNATALATRSLHIVSVSHGAQSGILGCAVLVLDNLLSPREIDLRIADAAH; encoded by the coding sequence ATGACCCGACCGCCTATCACTCCCGCCACAGCCGGCGAGGTGTTCTCGCTGATCCGTGCCGGTTCCGCGACCACACGAAGCGAAATCGGGAAACTCACCGGGCTGTCCCGGACTGCGGTGTCTGCCCGAGTCGGCGCACTGCAGTCGATCGGCCTCATCGCGGACGACGACGAAGGCCCCTCGACAGGTGGCCGTCCGCCGGCAACGTTGACGTTCAACAAATCCGCTGGACTGGTACTGGTTGTCGCCATCGGCCGCTCACGCGCGCAGTTGGCCGTCACAGACCTGTCCGGCACCATCCTCACCGCGGAGGACATCGACAAATCGGTGGGCGTCGGGCCCGACGAACTGATGCCTGAGATCGCGGACCATCTGACGTCGTTGCTGGCCCGAATCGGCCGTCCCCCTACCGAAGTCATCGGAGTCGGACTCAGCATTCCTGGGACCGTCGACATCGCAGCCGGAGCCAGTCTCGATTCACCGATGATGTCGGGCTGGGACGGCGTCGCCCTGGCCCCTTACCTGGCATCGGTCACAGACGCACCGCTGTTCGCCGACAACGACGCCAACGTCATGGCGCTCGCGGAACTCAGCGAAAGGCGTGAAAGCGCACCGAATCTACTCATGATCAAAGCGTCCACCGGCCTCGGTGCCGGCATCGTTCTCGGTGGTGTCCTGCAACGCGGGTCGCTCGGCGCCGCCGGCGAGATCGGGCACACCAAAACCGCTGCCGCCAAGGACGTCCAATGCCGGTGCGGTGACGTAGGTTGCGTCGAAACCGTCGCCAGCGGTTGGGCTCTCGTACACGCGCTCGAAGCCCAGGGCCGGGATGTCGGCCATGTCCGCGACGTCGTTCGGTTGGCCCTCGACGGCGACGGGGAAGCACGCCGATTGATCCGAACCAGCGGCCGACTCATCGGCGACGTGATCTCCGGCGCGGTCAATCTCCTCAACCCGGAAGTGCTCGTCATCGGCGGCGACATGGCCGAAGCCGACGAACTCTTCCTTGCCGGACTTCGAGAATCTGTCTACGGCAACGCAACTGCACTCGCCACGCGCTCACTACACATCGTGTCCGTCAGCCACGGAGCGCAATCGGGAATCCTCGGGTGCGCCGTCCTTGTACTCGACAATCTCCTGAGCCCACGTGAAATCGACTTGAGGATCGCCGACGCCGCCCACTGA
- the xylB gene encoding xylulokinase: MTLVAGIDSSTQSCKVIVRDADSGELIREGRATHPTGTEIDPARWFEAMDSAIAAAGGLGDVAAVSVGAQQHGMVCLDGDGDVVRPALLWNDTRSAQAASELVDELGGPQAWADAVGVVPVAAITASKLRWLADHEPDNANRTAAVCLPHDWLSWKLGGAVSPDALATDAGDASGTGYFAAATREYRMDLLSLAFRDRTPRVPRVALPNEKIGITRSGAVIGPGTGDNAAAALGLGAIPGDVVISIGTSGVVSAVSVTPTHDSSGNVAGFADATGLHLPLVCTLNGARILDATASILGVDHDELSRLALSAPLGSDGLVMIPYFEGERTPNRPDATGAMHGFRLQNSTPAHFARAAVEGLLCGLADGVDDLVRQGVQVKRVLLVGGGAKSRALCEIAPAILGVPVVIPDPGEYVAEGACRQAAWTLLGDEHPPVWTKPEEKRFEATPAPQVRERYASLRELTEGV; this comes from the coding sequence GTGACGCTCGTAGCCGGGATCGATTCCTCAACTCAGTCGTGCAAGGTCATTGTCCGTGATGCCGATTCGGGTGAATTGATCCGGGAGGGACGTGCGACGCATCCCACCGGCACCGAGATCGACCCGGCGCGGTGGTTCGAGGCCATGGACAGCGCGATTGCCGCCGCAGGTGGACTCGGCGATGTCGCGGCAGTGTCCGTAGGCGCGCAACAACACGGCATGGTGTGTTTGGACGGCGACGGCGACGTAGTGCGACCGGCATTGCTGTGGAACGACACTCGCTCCGCGCAGGCCGCGAGCGAACTCGTCGACGAGCTGGGTGGACCACAGGCGTGGGCCGACGCCGTGGGGGTTGTGCCGGTAGCCGCAATCACTGCGAGCAAGTTGCGGTGGCTGGCAGATCACGAACCCGACAATGCGAACCGAACTGCAGCAGTCTGTCTTCCGCACGATTGGCTGTCTTGGAAGTTGGGCGGCGCCGTCTCCCCCGATGCACTTGCCACCGACGCCGGTGACGCGAGTGGAACGGGGTACTTCGCAGCCGCGACGCGCGAGTACCGGATGGACTTGCTGTCGCTGGCTTTTCGCGATCGAACGCCACGGGTTCCACGTGTTGCTCTGCCGAACGAGAAGATCGGTATCACTCGATCCGGCGCGGTTATCGGTCCGGGAACTGGTGACAATGCCGCAGCCGCACTGGGGTTGGGAGCGATTCCCGGTGACGTGGTCATCTCGATCGGAACGTCCGGCGTCGTCTCTGCTGTGTCGGTCACGCCGACGCACGATTCGAGTGGCAATGTTGCCGGCTTTGCCGACGCGACCGGACTGCACCTGCCGTTGGTGTGCACACTCAACGGCGCCCGGATTCTCGATGCGACGGCGTCCATTCTTGGTGTCGATCACGATGAACTGTCCCGATTGGCGTTGTCTGCCCCGCTCGGGAGCGACGGCCTGGTGATGATTCCGTACTTCGAGGGTGAACGTACTCCCAACCGTCCCGACGCGACCGGGGCGATGCACGGCTTCCGGCTGCAGAATTCGACGCCGGCGCATTTTGCGCGCGCTGCTGTCGAAGGATTGCTGTGTGGTTTGGCCGATGGCGTCGACGATCTTGTCCGTCAAGGTGTCCAGGTGAAACGGGTCCTGTTGGTTGGTGGGGGCGCAAAGTCTCGCGCTTTGTGTGAAATCGCTCCGGCGATTCTCGGGGTGCCGGTCGTGATACCTGATCCTGGTGAATATGTTGCGGAAGGTGCATGCCGGCAAGCTGCTTGGACGCTTCTCGGAGACGAGCACCCACCGGTGTGGACCAAACCCGAGGAGAAGCGCTTCGAAGCCACGCCCGCCCCGCAGGTGCGGGAACGTTACGCATCGCTGCGCGAACTCACCGAAGGCGTGTAA
- a CDS encoding sugar-binding transcriptional regulator has protein sequence MPISSSDAMPLPASTPAGSAPTSTNSTFTHALLYTAAKLYYDDDATQAEVAKALGISRATVSRMLSEARRQGIVRIQVVPPQEEAHGSLAERLRVKLGLHRVYLSGPLPTPAQQKGTVDVMGSVLAPATAEALAGAGLVPGDVLLVSSGRTVYEVAQYDLTPIPGVLVAPTVGGNDQPEEWYQTNEITRLISNKIGGRPNYLFAPALPGPDLYPTLTKDPAIQRVLGLWPRARAILMGIGAPPLLRADIPQFVPITSSSLREAVGDICSRFYDRDGNTVDFPGSDRLIALELSALQDIPVGIAVAVGAEKVAPIIAGARSRYFNQLVTDPTTAQQILAVE, from the coding sequence ATGCCGATCAGCAGCTCAGACGCGATGCCACTTCCCGCATCCACCCCTGCCGGTTCGGCACCGACCAGCACAAACAGCACATTCACGCACGCTCTGCTCTACACCGCGGCCAAGCTCTACTACGACGACGACGCCACTCAGGCCGAAGTGGCAAAAGCCCTCGGCATCAGCCGCGCCACCGTCAGCCGCATGCTCTCCGAGGCCCGAAGGCAGGGCATAGTCCGCATCCAAGTTGTGCCGCCCCAGGAAGAAGCACATGGAAGCCTGGCCGAGCGGTTGCGCGTCAAACTCGGACTGCATCGCGTGTACCTCTCCGGTCCTCTACCCACTCCGGCGCAGCAGAAGGGCACGGTCGACGTCATGGGTTCGGTACTCGCCCCGGCGACGGCCGAGGCACTCGCCGGCGCCGGCCTCGTGCCAGGTGACGTACTGCTCGTATCCTCCGGGCGGACGGTCTACGAAGTCGCGCAATACGATCTGACACCCATTCCAGGAGTCCTGGTCGCTCCCACTGTCGGTGGCAACGACCAACCGGAAGAGTGGTACCAGACCAACGAGATCACCCGCTTGATCTCGAACAAGATCGGCGGACGTCCGAATTATCTTTTTGCGCCGGCGCTTCCAGGTCCCGATCTGTATCCGACCCTCACCAAGGATCCGGCCATACAGCGAGTTCTCGGCCTGTGGCCACGGGCTCGGGCTATCCTCATGGGCATCGGCGCTCCACCTCTACTGCGCGCCGACATTCCACAGTTCGTTCCGATAACGTCGTCGTCGCTCCGAGAAGCCGTGGGCGACATCTGCTCTCGATTCTATGATCGCGACGGCAATACCGTCGACTTCCCCGGTAGCGACCGCCTTATTGCGCTCGAACTGTCTGCACTGCAAGATATCCCGGTGGGCATCGCCGTGGCCGTCGGCGCCGAGAAAGTCGCTCCCATCATCGCCGGTGCGCGCAGCCGGTACTTCAATCAACTTGTCACCGACCCAACCACCGCACAGCAGATACTTGCGGTCGAGTAA